Genomic window (Trichomycterus rosablanca isolate fTriRos1 chromosome 27, fTriRos1.hap1, whole genome shotgun sequence):
TGCACCAGTCCTCCAGGTGTTCCACCTCCTGTCTGTAGTTGGACTCATCAttgtttgtgatgtttccaACCACTGCTGTGTCGTCCGCAAACTTCACAATATGACAGCCCGGATGGAGAGGTGAGCAGTCATATGTGAGCAGTGTGAACAGGAGGGGGCTCAACACGCAGCCCTGAGGGGAGCCAGTGCTGAGGATAGTGGTGGAGGAGGAGATGTCATGGATCTTCACCAACTGCGGCCTGTTGGTCAGGAAGTCCAAGACCCAGTTGCAAAGGGAAATGCTCAGTCCAAGTGAGaagagtttgtttgttagggTCTGGGGAATCATGGTGTTGAAAGCAGATGTAAAGTCCACAAAGAGCAAACGGACATAAGAATCCTTCTGCTCCAGGTGGGTGAGTGCAGTGTGGACCACAGAAGAAATGGCATCTTCTGTGGAGCGGTTCTGTCTGTATGCGTACTGGTGTGGGTCCACAGTGATGTCGATGGTGGCTTTGATGTGGGTCATAACCAGTCTTTCAAAGCACTTAGTAACTATCGGCGTGAGGGCTATTGGCCGGTAGTCATTCAGACCAGTCACTGTGGAACTCTTGGGGACCGGGATGATGGTGGCGGTCTTCAGGCAGGTGGGAACAGCTGCTTGGATGAGGGAGACGTTGTAAATGTCCGCCAGGACCTCgcagagctgatccgcacatTCCTTTAGCACCCGCCCGGGAATGTTGTCCGGGCCAGCAGCTTTCCGTGGGTTGATCTTTTTAAGAGTCTTCCTCACTTCTGCTGGTGTAACGCTGAGGGGCTTTTCTCCAGGTGGGGGGGTGAGTCTGGTGCTGGGGGGGGTGTCAGGGTCCTCAAAGCGGGCGTAGAATTTGTTGAGGGCTTCGGGCAGGGACGGGTCTTTGGGGCATTGTGCATCACTGGATTTGTAGTCTGTGATGCACTTAATGCCCTTCCACATGCTCCGTGGATCCTGGGAGGAGAAGTGTCCCTGGATTTTCTGAGCATATGCAGCTTTTGCTCTTTTTACCCCTGCAGTCAGCTCTCTTCTAGCCCTCCTGAGCTCTTGTGAGTCACCAGACCTGAAGGCAGCATCCCTGGCTTTCAGCAGAGCACGCACCTCTGCATTCAGCCAGGGTTTCTGGTTCGGGTAGCAAGTCACAGTCTTGGTGGTGGTGACATCCTCCACACACTTGCTGATGTACCCCAGAACAGAAGATGTGTAGTCCTCCAGATCCAGCTCCCCCTCACACTCAGCAGCCTCCCTGAAGATCTGCCAGTCTGTGCAGCCAAAGCAGTCCTGCAGCACCGCGTCGCCGTCGCTGGGCCACACAGTGATGgtcttctgtgtgggtttggagCGTCGCAGCGGGGGGTGGTATGCAGGGACCATCAGGATGGAGATGTGGTCAGAGAgcccgaggtgggggcgggggaCGGCTCTGTATGCATCTCTTATGTTGGTGTAAACACGGTCGAGTGTGTTATTTCCCCGTGTTGGAATGTTCACATGCTGGAAAAACCTCGGCAATGTGTCCGTCAGTTTTACGTGGTTAAAGTCCCCCGCTACCACGTAAAACGCCGCCGGATGCTTGTTCTGGAGCGAGCTGATGTTGTCATGGAGCTCCTCCAGCGcgttgttagcattagcatccgGTGCTATGTAAACAGCGGTGACGAACACAGCCGTAAACTCCCGAGGCAGATAGTGTGGCCGACACTTTACAGTCAGTTGttctgtcgcctcagagcagtGGCTGTTTACCAACAATGGATAATTACCTCAAATTACCTCCTTCCAATGAACAATgcacactgaactttgacctgtgaagagaaagagaaacaaagaacatatacacaaacacagggattGAGGAAAGATGAGAGGGACTGACGGTAGAAGACAGAAGCCCTGTGTAGGTCTAACTGCGAAACTCATCTCCTTCGCTAGAatgccaagactgaaaacagtttcgattgccaactaaacaaaatcttctaccttggcactcaggagccatgcatgcaatctttgttttattttcttttttgaattttttgtagcAAAGCCAGCAATTTCTTGATACTTGCTCTATCTGAGGAATGTGGGTGACGTAAAACGATGAGGAAGTGGTTGAAGCTACTGAAAGCTGAGATGGCAAAATTGAATCGACAGAAATGTCTGCAAGTTGGCGCGACAGATTTTCCCTAAAGTTTATCTGGCTGTAGCCTGCTGAACTAAACCCATAacgtgatgctggattggaatgatgccagtcctgaaacaaaatgaaactattaacgacggctatgtccacaaaatggaagaaaagtgttttccaccacttttgagttttctgaagcagattgtatgtgtttaacatttgatcagatctgtcaacacctcccatgtgtttattgtagtcctttactacagctggttgacggactactttcctgtcccacgtggcaccattctttaccatcctagaaacctctgatgaatcattagcattgtggaaattagagaggcatgtaactgctcgcgtgtccttccactgaacaactaagacatttccgtcaattctacaccacctcatatcaccacggttagcttgccgctcccatttcttgacatctttgaaatccactgggaatttcttacgattaatcctacatgtcccacaagcattgattccccactccttaagtcggaccataacagttggtgatgtatagaagttgtcaaaccaaactgtgtgaccttgatttttaaatggttgcacaaggtcttcgatcacttttatagccaaatcagttatgcgcccatcaagactgcctgtgtaaacatcaaagtctaaggtatatcccgaatttgaagttgcaatgacccacaatttgaaaccccagcgagtaggtttgcccttcatatactgcttgaatcctgatcgaccttttgattttaccattctctcgtctatgctcagattttcattagcctggaaaagctgctgacacttggttttgaggtggtccatcaggtaacgcaacttcctaagacgatcaagattattttctgtggcaggatctacaacatggaggGCTGCCATCAATTCCTTGAAACGGTCACAGGACATGAATAACTTGGCCCATGAACCCTGAAGAGATTTGGTTCCCCAATATCTGTGAATGCTGTGCAGGGACGTGAAACCCATGTAAATAAGGAGCCCAAGAAACCGGTAGAATTCATCCGGGGTCACTTCTTCGCATGCCCCATGATGGTTCGCATAAGACGGCCTATTCAGTACAAGCTCCCACCCCTTAGAGTTTGTAAACTGGCAAATCTCGGCAACGATGGTGTACGTGAAAAACAACTTGAAGAAGTCTATTTCACGCAAGTTACTTGTGGCTGACCATACAGCCCTACGCACACttcccagatctatgcctactggacgagaaggattaaatggtatgggctttggtgcttctgtgtctacatCAGCATAGGAAGGAAAGGATACAGAGTCAGGAAAGCGTTTCCACTTCCTACCTGACATGGGACAAGAAAGACTAACCAAACCCATAAAAGAAAgcaaacattagtaaaaatcataatctcagtttgtactcttttgttaattttaactttttgttggcagccccgattgtgtgtgtgggtgcaaatgctgacatttattgtcagcatatatgtacacacacacatttacaaatacacactattggaatacatgcatttaccgataggaggttgttggttgatccctctgctcatcttgctcctcttcatcctcttcttccccttcatccaggagctccatgtccatgaagtcctcctcttcaatggtcatgccttcatgatcttcatcgctgtcatgttcagcaataagtctaagctcgtcagggcctagccgctgtctcctcttcagagactccataaggcgtgaatattgagccttgtctccatccatctcagaataataaaagaaagagattacagtgaataaaggtggtgacagtgatgttatttaaaaaaataattacatatatgtagaattcaatcacaaatactctatatgtttttgccagagaagctaatgtccacaggctcatgtttagaagtaaactcaagtacactgaaccaatacatatgacaaaagtttctcaaatctggcacatggtttacacataaaacaataattatctaagaggagcaataaatacaagacaaaacttgattctatggttatatttaaaatgttgtaaatagtcacagactgaaatgttatgcacctgtatgctttcaaaaaaagctttcaaaaaaagtttgataccatattttagtccctttcaaatatctcttgcaatacattagaaaattatgcaactctgacagaaatattttatagataaaactatatttcactgatacaagtaagaattaccacagaaaaaaatatattatggtaaaaaaagaagttataaattgcccagactgactTGTTATCTACCTATATGCACCTATATGGTAGCATAGCATACTTTAgtctctttcaaataaatgcagcaattttttagaaaatgatgcaaatttgacagaaatattttatagataaaataatatttctctgttataagtacaaattaccacagataaaatataccatggaaataaaggttataaattgcccagactgacataTTATCCACACCTTTATGCTTTCTGCCTCAGCCATGCTAAATGCATgcaatgcaaaatgtaatgatattatgagcaaagctaaggtgatttctaagca
Coding sequences:
- the LOC134304356 gene encoding uncharacterized protein LOC134304356, with amino-acid sequence MDGDKAQYSRLMESLKRRQRLGPDELRLIAEHDSDEDHEGMTIEEEDFMDMELLDEGEEEDEEEQDEQRDQPTTSYR